One window of Gloeothece citriformis PCC 7424 genomic DNA carries:
- a CDS encoding BCD family MFS transporter produces MKDTSKFSPVAPFTIFRLGLFNLGIGLMAVLTLAVLNRVMISELGIPATIAAGTLAMSQLIAPARIWFGQLSDAKPIFGHHRTGYVRLGALVLGIAAFLSVQVVWQLGTVIRDLGQWQWNTQTLGWTALLGGVCAIYGLAVSASSTPFTALLVDISDEENRSKLVAIIWSMLMVGIVIGGITGKKVLSPLEQSEGAIPLDVLQGPINFIFLVVPVIVLAFAFIATWGVEKKYSRYRSRSTVTEREDSITLGRAWKILTASRQTGIFFSFLVMVTLSLFMQEAVLEPYGGDIFGMAVGETTLLNSYWGIGILLGYGTTGFLVVPRLGKTLTTKIGCILVAICFGLIILAGFTSEPMMLKGAMVLFGIAAGATTIGAISLMLDLTAAETAGTFIGAWGLAQAMSRGLATWFGGVILDLGQTWLDNPLWAYSFVFAVEAIISLLAIGVLNQVNIKEFQSNTKQAITQVMEGELDG; encoded by the coding sequence ATGAAGGATACATCTAAATTTTCCCCAGTCGCTCCCTTCACCATATTTCGGTTGGGGTTATTTAACCTTGGGATAGGATTAATGGCTGTCCTGACTCTAGCGGTACTCAACCGAGTGATGATTTCTGAACTGGGAATACCCGCGACCATTGCCGCCGGAACCTTAGCCATGTCTCAATTAATCGCCCCGGCCAGAATATGGTTCGGTCAATTGTCGGATGCTAAACCGATTTTTGGTCATCATCGGACCGGTTATGTCCGTTTAGGAGCTTTAGTTTTAGGGATAGCCGCCTTTCTATCGGTGCAGGTGGTTTGGCAATTGGGAACAGTAATTAGAGATTTGGGACAATGGCAATGGAACACTCAAACCCTGGGTTGGACTGCCCTATTAGGGGGAGTTTGTGCGATTTATGGGTTAGCGGTTAGCGCCAGTTCAACTCCTTTTACGGCCTTGTTGGTGGATATTTCTGACGAGGAAAATCGCTCTAAACTCGTAGCAATCATCTGGTCAATGTTAATGGTTGGGATTGTCATCGGTGGAATTACGGGTAAAAAAGTTCTCTCACCCCTAGAACAAAGTGAGGGAGCAATTCCCCTCGACGTTTTACAGGGGCCGATTAATTTTATTTTTCTGGTCGTTCCTGTGATTGTTTTAGCATTCGCTTTTATTGCGACTTGGGGAGTGGAAAAAAAATATTCCCGCTATCGCTCCCGCTCTACGGTAACAGAACGAGAAGATAGTATTACTTTAGGTCGAGCTTGGAAAATTTTAACCGCCAGTCGTCAAACCGGCATCTTTTTTAGCTTTTTAGTGATGGTCACTCTCAGTCTATTCATGCAAGAAGCGGTATTAGAACCCTACGGCGGTGATATTTTTGGGATGGCAGTCGGAGAAACTACCCTACTTAATTCTTATTGGGGGATAGGGATTTTACTAGGGTACGGAACAACGGGGTTTTTGGTCGTTCCTCGCTTAGGGAAAACCCTGACTACTAAAATAGGCTGTATTTTGGTAGCTATCTGTTTCGGACTCATTATTTTAGCCGGATTCACCAGTGAGCCAATGATGCTGAAAGGGGCTATGGTTTTATTCGGAATTGCTGCCGGTGCAACCACCATAGGTGCAATTAGTTTAATGCTCGATCTCACTGCCGCCGAAACAGCCGGCACTTTCATTGGTGCTTGGGGACTGGCTCAAGCCATGTCGAGGGGTTTGGCTACCTGGTTCGGGGGTGTTATTTTAGATTTGGGTCAAACTTGGTTGGATAATCCTTTATGGGCTTATTCTTTTGTGTTTGCAGTAGAAGCTATCATTAGTCTGTTGGCCATTGGGGTTTTAAATCAGGTTAATATTAAAGAATTTCAAAGTAACACTAAACAGGCTATCACTCAGGTTATGGAAGGGGAATTAGACGGTTAA
- the sbcD gene encoding exonuclease subunit SbcD, producing MIKVLHLSDIHLGSGFSHGRINPETGLNTRLEDFVKTLSFCIDRALKEPVDLVLFGGDAFPDATPLPVVQEAFAAQFRRLADANIPTVLLVGNHDQHSQGNGGASLCIYRTLAVPGFIVGDKLELHTITTQKGQIQVITLPWLTRSTLLTRPETEGLSLEQINYLLIEKLNPALEGEIRKLDPHLPTILLGHLMVDRATLGAERLLAVGKGFTVPLSILSRPEFEYVALGHVHKHQNLNKDNNPPIIYPGSIERVDFSEEKEEKGFVLVEIEKGKVNWEFCPLSVRPFCTLEVNVSEQTDPETAILNTLAKKDINDAVVRLIYHIRSEQLDLINTATLQEALSSAHSYTIRPELVSQLARPRLPELGVGTHLDPIEALKTYLNNRDDLKDIESDLLDAAQKLLNNDNTHEDELEDIENHSPKNQLTLL from the coding sequence ATGATTAAGGTTTTACATCTATCGGATATTCATTTAGGCAGTGGTTTTTCTCACGGACGAATTAACCCTGAAACCGGCTTAAATACTCGCTTAGAAGACTTTGTTAAAACGTTAAGTTTCTGTATCGATCGTGCCCTAAAAGAACCAGTAGATTTAGTCTTATTTGGGGGAGATGCCTTTCCGGATGCCACTCCTCTTCCTGTGGTTCAAGAAGCTTTTGCGGCTCAATTTCGTCGTCTTGCCGATGCTAATATTCCTACGGTTTTATTAGTGGGAAATCATGACCAACATTCTCAAGGAAATGGGGGCGCAAGTTTATGTATTTATCGAACTTTAGCCGTTCCGGGTTTTATTGTGGGAGATAAATTAGAACTCCATACAATTACCACTCAAAAGGGACAAATTCAAGTCATTACTTTACCTTGGTTAACCCGTTCAACCCTGCTCACTCGCCCCGAAACCGAAGGGTTATCCTTAGAACAAATTAATTATTTATTAATTGAAAAACTCAACCCGGCTTTAGAAGGAGAAATCCGCAAACTTGACCCCCATTTACCCACGATTTTATTAGGTCATTTAATGGTCGATCGAGCCACGTTAGGGGCAGAACGGTTATTAGCTGTAGGGAAAGGGTTTACTGTGCCTCTGTCTATTTTAAGTCGTCCAGAGTTTGAATATGTGGCTTTAGGTCATGTTCACAAACATCAAAATTTAAATAAGGATAATAACCCGCCGATTATTTATCCGGGAAGTATTGAACGGGTTGATTTTAGTGAAGAAAAAGAAGAGAAAGGATTTGTTTTAGTTGAGATCGAAAAAGGTAAGGTAAATTGGGAATTTTGCCCTTTATCTGTCCGCCCTTTTTGTACCCTAGAAGTCAATGTTTCTGAACAAACCGATCCGGAAACAGCGATTTTAAATACTCTGGCTAAAAAAGATATTAATGATGCAGTCGTTCGACTCATTTATCATATTCGTTCAGAACAACTGGATTTAATTAATACTGCCACCCTCCAAGAAGCCTTAAGTTCTGCTCATAGTTATACCATTCGCCCCGAATTAGTGAGTCAATTAGCCCGTCCTCGTTTACCTGAATTAGGAGTAGGCACTCATTTAGATCCGATCGAAGCTTTAAAAACTTATCTTAATAATCGTGATGATCTTAAAGATATTGAGTCAGATCTTTTAGATGCTGCCCAAAAGTTATTAAATAATGACAATACCCATGAGGATGAGCTAGAGGACATCGAAAATCATTCACCCAAAAATCAATTAACTTTGTTATAA
- a CDS encoding HEAT repeat domain-containing protein: MISNEEVRVLIQGVETADSSDKLLSAVKALAAVRHEAAIPTLIDVLRYNNPGAAVAAVDGLIDIGEPTVTPILEQLDGYNYGARAWATRALAGIGDPRALDLLLEAARGDFALSVRRAAARGLGNIIWSKMPINEVKSQQLQTLETLLQVAQDPEWVVRYAAVVGLQNLGMSATSFNPDLLHHIIEQLRDKIMDDPDIAVRARVNMALQILNAQP, encoded by the coding sequence ATGATCAGCAACGAGGAAGTGAGAGTATTAATTCAAGGAGTTGAAACAGCCGACTCTTCCGATAAGCTTTTAAGTGCAGTTAAAGCTTTAGCTGCGGTACGCCACGAAGCCGCTATCCCCACTTTAATTGATGTTTTAAGATACAATAATCCAGGGGCTGCGGTGGCTGCGGTGGATGGCTTAATAGACATTGGTGAACCTACTGTTACCCCTATTTTAGAACAGCTTGATGGTTATAATTATGGAGCTAGAGCCTGGGCGACTCGTGCTTTAGCGGGAATAGGTGATCCTCGTGCTTTAGATCTTCTTTTAGAAGCCGCTAGGGGAGATTTTGCCTTGAGTGTGCGTCGTGCGGCGGCGAGAGGGTTAGGTAATATTATTTGGTCGAAAATGCCGATCAACGAGGTAAAATCGCAACAACTACAAACCTTAGAGACTCTTTTACAAGTCGCTCAAGATCCGGAATGGGTCGTCCGTTATGCGGCTGTGGTAGGATTACAAAATTTAGGGATGTCCGCTACCTCTTTTAATCCAGATTTGTTACACCACATTATAGAACAATTAAGAGACAAAATTATGGATGATCCAGACATTGCCGTTCGGGCTAGAGTTAACATGGCTTTACAAATTCTTAATGCTCAACCCTAA
- a CDS encoding mechanosensitive ion channel family protein produces MNADVSAAWEKVQTMINDFIALLPNIGLGVIVFFIFFFVGRWTRRIVRRVTRNRRNARNLGLVLGRLAQGTMVLLGLFIALSIVVPSIKAGDLVQLLGISGVAIGFAFRDILQNFLAGILILLTEPFQIGDQIVFKGFEGTVENIETRATTIRTYDGRRIVIPNSELFTNSVTVNTAFEHRRLEYDVGIGYGDDIDEAKRLILQAIRETPHILTDPAPDVLVVQLADSTVNIRARWWVQPPSRANVLDLQDQVLTNIKNKLTVHGIDLPFPTQQILFHDQTEETDGDRSRQREGWPAGTGNIPQRNSIGGSLRKLVQLQTQQEDNGYSQKETGGNS; encoded by the coding sequence ATGAATGCAGATGTATCCGCAGCCTGGGAAAAAGTGCAAACCATGATTAATGATTTTATTGCACTATTGCCTAACATTGGCTTAGGAGTAATTGTTTTTTTTATTTTCTTTTTTGTAGGGAGATGGACTAGAAGAATCGTCAGACGAGTCACTCGCAACCGTCGCAATGCCCGTAATTTAGGACTGGTATTAGGCAGACTCGCACAAGGAACAATGGTTTTACTAGGTTTATTTATTGCTTTATCTATTGTTGTTCCTTCTATTAAAGCAGGGGATCTCGTCCAATTATTGGGAATTAGTGGGGTTGCCATTGGGTTTGCGTTTCGGGATATTCTGCAAAACTTTCTCGCAGGGATTTTAATTTTACTCACCGAACCTTTTCAAATTGGGGATCAAATTGTTTTTAAAGGGTTTGAAGGAACAGTAGAAAATATTGAAACTCGCGCCACAACGATTAGAACTTATGATGGTCGTCGTATTGTTATTCCTAATTCAGAATTATTTACGAATTCCGTCACGGTTAACACGGCTTTTGAACATCGTCGCTTAGAGTATGATGTGGGTATTGGATACGGGGATGATATTGACGAAGCTAAACGACTGATTCTACAAGCTATCCGAGAAACCCCCCATATTTTAACCGATCCGGCTCCCGATGTCCTTGTGGTTCAATTGGCAGACAGTACCGTTAATATTCGCGCCCGGTGGTGGGTACAACCTCCCAGTCGTGCTAATGTTTTAGATTTACAAGATCAGGTATTAACTAATATTAAAAATAAACTCACTGTTCATGGAATTGATTTACCGTTCCCCACTCAACAAATTTTATTCCACGATCAGACCGAAGAAACCGATGGCGATCGCTCTCGTCAACGAGAAGGTTGGCCGGCTGGAACAGGAAATATTCCTCAACGCAACAGTATTGGCGGTTCGTTACGGAAGTTAGTTCAATTACAAACTCAGCAAGAAGATAATGGTTATTCTCAAAAGGAGACAGGAGGCAATTCCTAA
- a CDS encoding LysR family transcriptional regulator, producing MRIEQLQAFLAVAETGNFGKAAQKCGVTQSTISRQIQSLEQDVGMPLFHRTSVAKLTIAGETLLPRAKKICQEWDLVNQEISDLQSGKQPELCVAAIHSVCAHYLPPILQQFCRDYSDIQLRVTALGSDRALKVLRDGLVDVAIVMNNRFFTASSDMVVDLLFEEPIQILMAAEHPLSQYEKVPWSELVRYPQVVFKDGYGMNRLVQEWFSRQQATLNCVMELNTLDAFRGVVRQGEIIALLPKSALFEAYHDTTLAVRYIEDIPDSISSPLSNGRLSPSLTRQVVLVTTSDRLQIPPIAHFCDLVRQLGQSLEFPFEKNGKHLSMSQISY from the coding sequence ATGCGGATCGAGCAATTACAAGCTTTTTTGGCAGTGGCAGAAACAGGGAATTTTGGCAAGGCGGCTCAAAAATGTGGAGTCACTCAGTCGACTATCAGTCGCCAAATCCAATCTTTAGAACAAGATGTAGGAATGCCTCTATTTCATCGGACATCTGTGGCAAAATTGACGATTGCTGGAGAAACGTTGTTGCCTAGAGCCAAAAAAATTTGTCAAGAGTGGGACTTAGTGAATCAGGAAATTTCTGATTTACAGTCGGGAAAACAGCCAGAACTTTGTGTCGCTGCTATTCACTCGGTTTGCGCTCATTATTTGCCCCCCATTTTACAACAATTTTGTCGTGATTATTCCGACATTCAATTGCGAGTCACCGCTTTAGGGAGCGATCGCGCGCTTAAAGTGTTGCGAGATGGGTTAGTGGATGTAGCTATTGTCATGAATAATCGCTTTTTTACAGCGAGTTCTGACATGGTCGTTGATCTGTTATTTGAAGAACCGATACAAATCTTAATGGCTGCGGAACATCCTTTGAGCCAATATGAAAAAGTTCCCTGGTCTGAATTAGTCCGTTATCCCCAAGTCGTTTTTAAAGACGGGTATGGAATGAATCGTCTAGTACAAGAGTGGTTTAGCCGTCAACAAGCCACCTTGAACTGTGTGATGGAGTTAAATACTCTTGACGCTTTTCGCGGAGTCGTTCGCCAGGGAGAAATTATCGCTCTTTTGCCTAAATCAGCTTTATTCGAGGCTTACCACGATACAACATTAGCAGTGCGTTATATAGAGGATATTCCAGATTCTATTTCCTCGCCTCTATCTAACGGTAGATTATCCCCTTCTTTAACTCGTCAAGTTGTCTTAGTTACCACTAGCGATCGCTTACAAATTCCTCCTATTGCTCATTTTTGTGACCTAGTGCGACAATTGGGTCAATCTTTAGAGTTTCCTTTCGAGAAGAATGGCAAACATTTGTCTATGAGTCAAATTTCTTACTAA
- a CDS encoding TMEM14 family protein encodes MSWGIVVVIAYGILSLVGGILGYLKARSKPSLISGLVSGFLLFFAAFLESQGYDLGRPLAQFIILVLVGVFGVRFNQSKKFMPAGLMLSTGVFCLIILSFF; translated from the coding sequence ATGAGTTGGGGAATTGTTGTGGTGATCGCCTATGGGATTTTAAGTCTAGTTGGGGGGATCTTAGGCTATCTCAAAGCCAGAAGCAAACCCTCTTTAATCTCAGGGTTAGTGAGTGGTTTTTTATTGTTTTTTGCGGCTTTTCTAGAGAGTCAAGGGTACGATTTAGGCCGTCCTTTAGCTCAATTCATTATATTAGTTTTAGTGGGGGTTTTTGGGGTACGCTTCAACCAAAGTAAAAAATTTATGCCAGCCGGTTTGATGTTATCTACTGGGGTTTTTTGCCTGATTATTTTATCTTTTTTTTAA
- a CDS encoding DUF4231 domain-containing protein: MTNVEPLSPIQVVSPDDNSLDSTDSNALLSFLKIIEYLLLAVVVGSVTLSIIYPEWQDAKYYTAASIGLLIFVFLINSQVAQSYNKKAEELDLTKKAKLYTAIKNDVNQGVGQFITTARVRALKYSQDLINDYKKTRETCRNIYYIFQIATIVLSGVTPILVLVDKLETNGAWLKWLPVICPAVAAIVASIVTSFPFQENWVAANATVELLEAEQEKFILGVSNLYQYESSDESLLAINAQKTIENFITQVNNIHLKQLQAFNEKKQEDQQKTDSEASTESNQA, translated from the coding sequence ATGACTAATGTAGAACCACTAAGCCCTATTCAGGTTGTCAGTCCAGATGACAATTCCTTAGATTCAACCGACTCCAATGCCTTATTGTCCTTTTTGAAAATAATTGAGTATTTACTGTTAGCGGTTGTCGTTGGTAGTGTAACTCTTAGCATAATTTACCCCGAATGGCAAGACGCTAAATATTATACTGCGGCTTCCATTGGTCTTTTAATTTTTGTGTTTTTAATTAATAGTCAAGTGGCACAAAGTTACAATAAAAAGGCTGAGGAATTAGATCTGACGAAAAAAGCTAAGTTATACACGGCGATTAAAAATGATGTTAATCAAGGAGTGGGTCAATTTATTACCACAGCCAGAGTTAGGGCTTTAAAGTACAGTCAAGACTTAATTAATGATTACAAAAAAACCCGTGAAACCTGCCGCAATATTTATTATATTTTCCAAATTGCGACTATTGTTTTATCGGGAGTTACCCCTATTTTAGTGTTAGTCGATAAGTTGGAAACTAACGGGGCTTGGCTCAAATGGCTACCGGTTATTTGTCCGGCTGTCGCTGCCATCGTTGCAAGTATTGTTACCTCTTTTCCCTTTCAAGAAAATTGGGTAGCTGCTAACGCGACTGTAGAATTATTGGAAGCCGAACAAGAAAAGTTTATTTTAGGGGTGAGTAACCTTTATCAATATGAGTCTTCTGATGAATCTTTATTGGCTATAAATGCCCAAAAAACGATCGAAAATTTTATCACCCAAGTTAACAATATTCATCTGAAGCAATTACAAGCCTTTAACGAGAAGAAACAAGAGGATCAACAAAAAACTGACTCAGAAGCATCAACTGAATCTAATCAAGCTTAA
- a CDS encoding ferrochelatase, whose translation MVAIPEQRQQDPTLSASGQNRVAVLLMGYGEVESYEDFANYNEQALNLLTAKFAPVPTWIYPPLAKLLAIFDLHEWQHQHNHFISPHNHIFEHQREAIEKNLQAKWGERVKVFKAFNFCAPFLPSQVLEQIKSEEFEKILIYPLLVVDSIFTSGIAVEQVNAALSATSNGQEHWVKGLRYIPSFYNQPDYINLMAHLVEEKIKQELAESYLPSQIGIILMNHGCPHEAKGFTSGIDESQALYELVREKLISRYPLISVGWLNHQTPLIKWTQPNAELAANNLLELGAKALIFMPIGFATENHETLLDVEHIIEKLRGKYSKVSYVQMACVNDDPQFCQMAANWADEQIEALLNEEALTVNPSLALSQSQAHHHHHHHHHGHHHH comes from the coding sequence GTGGTTGCAATTCCTGAACAACGACAACAAGACCCCACCTTATCAGCATCCGGTCAAAACCGGGTAGCTGTGTTATTGATGGGTTATGGAGAAGTAGAGAGTTATGAAGACTTCGCCAACTACAATGAACAGGCGTTAAATCTCTTAACCGCTAAGTTTGCGCCGGTTCCGACTTGGATTTATCCCCCCTTAGCTAAATTGTTGGCCATCTTTGATCTTCATGAATGGCAACATCAACATAATCATTTTATTTCTCCTCATAATCACATTTTTGAACACCAAAGAGAAGCGATCGAAAAAAATTTACAAGCCAAGTGGGGAGAACGGGTTAAAGTATTTAAAGCGTTTAACTTTTGCGCTCCTTTTTTACCTTCTCAAGTTTTAGAACAAATTAAGTCAGAAGAGTTTGAAAAAATCTTAATTTATCCTTTATTAGTGGTAGATTCAATTTTTACCAGTGGGATTGCAGTTGAACAAGTGAACGCGGCTTTATCTGCTACCAGTAACGGACAAGAACATTGGGTTAAAGGACTTCGTTATATTCCTTCTTTTTATAATCAGCCAGATTATATTAATTTAATGGCTCATTTGGTAGAAGAAAAAATTAAACAAGAGTTAGCCGAGAGTTATTTACCTTCCCAAATTGGAATTATTTTAATGAATCATGGCTGTCCCCATGAAGCTAAAGGTTTTACCTCTGGAATTGATGAGAGTCAAGCGCTTTATGAGTTAGTCAGAGAAAAACTCATTTCTCGTTATCCTCTGATTTCTGTAGGCTGGTTAAATCATCAAACTCCCCTGATTAAATGGACTCAACCTAACGCAGAATTAGCCGCCAATAATTTGCTTGAATTAGGAGCAAAGGCGCTTATTTTTATGCCCATTGGGTTTGCCACAGAAAACCATGAAACCCTCTTAGATGTGGAGCATATTATCGAAAAATTGCGTGGGAAATACTCTAAAGTCAGTTATGTTCAGATGGCTTGTGTTAATGATGATCCCCAATTTTGTCAAATGGCGGCTAATTGGGCAGATGAGCAAATTGAAGCGTTATTAAATGAAGAAGCTTTAACGGTTAATCCCAGTTTAGCCCTTTCTCAATCACAAGCCCATCATCATCATCACCATCATCATCACGGACATCATCATCATTAG
- a CDS encoding Pepco domain-containing protein, which produces MKSTDKSLVPQKIWIVTGESFTQEIVKGARGSEDEGGLIGDGFQKPEIESLTTIKREPVELEKLKQEMKGFLAAMREMLDEADPPDSKMRLEEVVLSVEINGEGKVSLLGIGGKAGGKGAMTFKFKRSQK; this is translated from the coding sequence ATGAAATCCACCGATAAATCCCTAGTTCCTCAAAAAATTTGGATCGTAACAGGAGAGTCTTTTACTCAAGAAATCGTAAAAGGCGCAAGAGGGAGCGAGGATGAAGGAGGATTAATCGGAGATGGGTTTCAAAAACCCGAAATAGAATCCTTAACCACGATTAAACGAGAACCCGTAGAGTTAGAAAAACTCAAGCAAGAAATGAAGGGTTTTTTAGCAGCGATGAGAGAAATGTTAGACGAGGCAGACCCCCCCGACTCTAAAATGAGGTTAGAAGAAGTAGTGTTATCCGTAGAAATTAATGGAGAAGGAAAGGTGAGTTTATTGGGTATTGGGGGAAAAGCCGGCGGAAAAGGGGCAATGACTTTTAAATTTAAGCGATCGCAAAAATAG
- a CDS encoding SUMF1/EgtB/PvdO family nonheme iron enzyme: MAKNWALVVGINQYDNLRSLKYAKNDAEAMKAWLENEGGFERVFLFTDNSPDLPASPSPILTKPTYGCLRRFLRAQFEQRLLKTGDNFWFFFAGHGKRYKERDYLMLSDSDPGDVENSALAVNWVTERLRRCGADNVVLFLDACREESSRNGQGIGLDEPQGVITFYGCRPQQQSYEIEQLQHGAFTYALLEALRIRGTDNCATVERLYNHLSYRIPQINQYYNQPDQNPYAVVEPATKYHLILLPQQATVKNAKTLKLDADEQQNQGNYEVAKQLWVRVSAVSPADEDAIKAIKDLATLRLPQLTFPRVRISRRQMMIFGGVAVGTRAIDMGRRIISKFVKNIPNAKTEVRISHTKYRFEVLTVNSKGEEIDRTQKEAEYFTEDLGGGIGLEMVSIPGGTFMMGTEDEEIERLNKRFDTEVFSSERPQHRVTVSAFYMGKYLITQAQWKAVASLPKEKLDLNLDPSRFKGDERPVEQVNWDEAVEFCERLSKKTGRVYRLPSEAQWEYICRATLLIKGGQGGLKTTPFYFGKTITEDLANYNATYLFADEPKGIYRKETTPVGQFPPNAFGLYDLHGNVWEWCLDHWHPNYENAPKDGSAWLDDNNNDYRILRGGSWFINPDLCRSAYRYYIIPRVNRYYDIGFRVVCGFGRT; this comes from the coding sequence ATGGCGAAAAATTGGGCGCTGGTAGTTGGGATTAATCAATATGATAATCTGCGATCGCTCAAGTACGCTAAAAATGATGCTGAGGCGATGAAAGCTTGGTTAGAAAATGAAGGGGGTTTTGAGAGAGTATTTTTGTTTACAGACAATTCTCCCGATCTTCCGGCTTCTCCCTCCCCTATCTTAACTAAACCGACCTATGGCTGTTTAAGACGGTTTTTGAGGGCACAATTTGAGCAACGTTTGTTAAAGACGGGGGATAATTTTTGGTTTTTCTTTGCCGGTCATGGAAAGCGCTACAAAGAGAGAGATTATTTAATGCTATCCGATAGCGATCCGGGGGATGTAGAAAACAGCGCTTTAGCAGTGAATTGGGTAACGGAAAGATTGAGGAGATGTGGGGCGGATAATGTGGTGTTATTTTTAGATGCCTGTCGGGAAGAAAGTAGTAGAAATGGGCAAGGTATAGGGTTAGATGAACCTCAAGGAGTGATTACCTTTTATGGATGTCGCCCTCAGCAACAATCTTATGAAATTGAGCAACTACAACACGGCGCTTTTACTTATGCTTTGTTGGAAGCTTTGAGGATTAGAGGAACGGATAACTGTGCTACAGTAGAACGCTTGTATAATCATTTGAGTTATCGTATTCCCCAGATTAATCAGTATTATAATCAACCTGACCAAAACCCTTATGCTGTAGTTGAACCAGCTACTAAATATCATCTCATTTTGTTACCTCAACAGGCAACGGTTAAAAATGCAAAGACTTTAAAATTAGATGCTGATGAACAACAAAATCAAGGAAATTATGAGGTTGCCAAGCAGTTATGGGTTAGAGTTTCGGCGGTGTCTCCAGCAGATGAGGATGCTATAAAAGCGATCAAAGATTTAGCTACTCTAAGATTACCACAGCTAACATTTCCGAGAGTTAGGATTAGTCGGCGACAGATGATGATATTTGGAGGGGTTGCGGTTGGTACAAGGGCTATAGATATGGGAAGGAGAATTATCTCAAAGTTTGTTAAAAATATTCCTAATGCAAAAACAGAAGTAAGGATAAGCCATACAAAATATAGGTTTGAAGTATTAACAGTTAACAGCAAAGGCGAGGAAATTGATCGAACCCAGAAGGAGGCAGAATATTTTACCGAAGATTTAGGGGGTGGTATCGGGTTGGAAATGGTATCAATTCCAGGGGGGACATTTATGATGGGAACTGAAGATGAGGAAATTGAGCGACTAAATAAAAGATTTGATACTGAGGTGTTTAGTAGTGAAAGACCTCAACATCGAGTTACTGTTTCTGCGTTCTACATGGGAAAATATCTCATTACTCAGGCACAATGGAAAGCCGTTGCCTCTTTACCCAAAGAGAAACTAGATTTAAACTTAGACCCATCTCGTTTTAAAGGAGATGAGCGACCCGTAGAACAGGTTAATTGGGATGAAGCGGTAGAATTTTGTGAGAGGTTATCAAAGAAAACGGGGCGAGTGTATAGACTACCCAGTGAAGCTCAATGGGAGTATATTTGTCGAGCTACCCTCCTTATTAAGGGGGGACAGGGGGGATTAAAAACTACACCTTTTTACTTCGGGAAAACGATTACAGAAGATTTAGCTAATTACAATGCTACTTATCTTTTTGCTGATGAACCGAAAGGAATATATAGAAAGGAAACTACACCAGTAGGGCAATTTCCCCCTAATGCTTTTGGATTATACGATCTACATGGGAATGTATGGGAATGGTGTTTAGATCATTGGCATCCAAACTATGAAAATGCTCCGAAGGATGGAAGTGCTTGGTTGGATGATAATAATAATGATTATCGAATTCTGCGGGGCGGTTCTTGGTTCATCAATCCTGATTTGTGCCGTTCCGCGTACCGCTACTACATCATCCCGCGCGTCAACCGCTACTACGATATCGGTTTCAGGGTGGTATGCGGGTTCGGGAGGACTTAA